One window of Macrococcus sp. 19Msa1099 genomic DNA carries:
- the ssb gene encoding single-stranded DNA-binding protein, whose translation MLNRVVLVGRLTKDPEYRVTTSGVSVATFTLAVNRTFTNAQGERQADFINCVVFRKQAENVNNFLHKGSLAGVDGRLQSRSYDNQEGRKVYVTEVVCDSVQFLEPKNTNQSRTNSPSDDYSSYDQGSYGQTQGQNQNYQSSNNQQPNTSAPSNNPFANAAGPIDISDDDLPF comes from the coding sequence TTGCTTAACCGAGTTGTATTAGTTGGTCGTTTAACTAAAGATCCAGAATACAGAGTCACAACATCAGGTGTGTCAGTCGCTACATTTACTTTAGCAGTAAATAGAACATTTACTAATGCACAAGGAGAACGTCAGGCTGATTTTATCAACTGTGTCGTATTCCGTAAGCAAGCTGAAAATGTTAATAATTTCTTGCATAAAGGTAGTTTAGCTGGGGTTGATGGCAGATTGCAATCACGTAGTTATGATAATCAAGAAGGACGTAAAGTATACGTTACTGAGGTCGTTTGTGATTCAGTTCAATTCCTTGAACCGAAGAACACTAACCAATCACGTACGAACAGTCCGTCAGATGACTATTCTAGCTATGACCAAGGAAGTTACGGTCAGACACAAGGCCAGAATCAAAACTATCAGTCATCAAATAATCAACAACCAAATACATCAGCACCATCAAATAACCCATTTGCCAATGCAGCAGGGCCAATTGATATCAGTGATGATGATTTACCATTTTAA
- a CDS encoding GNAT family N-acetyltransferase produces the protein MKIIALNSADHYFNECMALYTKEFPESICEPIDVFYNSFDLKHQDFERYHFIAAYENDTLLGFTSFHLEVMYNIGYIVYLVVSEESRGKNVARALMNEAEIIMTALCEQNGTTLNTIMLECEQDTSGNSPLASFYEKFGFYLYDINYHQPGLHNDAPVPMNLFVKNIINHSSLQLAIEHMYRTKYLLCNNIDSTIVEDLIEQMY, from the coding sequence ATGAAAATAATAGCTTTAAATTCAGCCGATCACTATTTCAACGAATGTATGGCACTTTATACAAAAGAGTTTCCAGAATCAATTTGTGAACCAATCGATGTATTCTATAATAGCTTCGATCTTAAACATCAGGATTTTGAGCGTTATCATTTTATTGCTGCCTATGAAAATGACACGCTATTAGGATTTACTTCATTTCATCTTGAAGTAATGTACAACATTGGATATATCGTATACTTAGTCGTAAGTGAAGAGTCTCGAGGTAAAAATGTTGCACGTGCACTAATGAATGAAGCGGAAATCATTATGACAGCGCTATGTGAACAAAATGGTACTACATTAAATACTATTATGCTTGAGTGTGAGCAAGATACATCAGGAAATAGTCCGTTAGCATCTTTCTATGAGAAATTTGGGTTCTACTTATATGATATTAACTATCACCAACCCGGCCTTCATAATGATGCACCTGTTCCAATGAATTTATTTGTAAAGAATATAATAAACCATTCAAGTCTACAATTAGCCATCGAACATATGTATCGAACTAAGTATCTATTATGTAATAATATTGACTCTACTATTGTAGAAGATTTGATTGAACAAATGTACTAA
- a CDS encoding ParB/RepB/Spo0J family partition protein: MARGLGKGLGRGLDALFQENRQDEIVEELNVAELRANPYQPRIEFDEAALEELSESIKLHGVLQPIVVRKSVKGYDIVVGERRFRASKLAGKNKIPAIVKTLTDQQMMELAIIENLQREDLNPLEEAKSYESLMKHLNLTQAETADRLGKSRSYIANLLRLLNLPQEVKKMINHKEISGGHGRTLLGLKNEEDIIKVAHKVVREAMSVRALEDLIKMMNQEEVETHSEEVKVKQKPKFLVKHEESLKQNLGTKVEISKSRKKGKISIEFTSEEEFNRLIHLLENVGE, translated from the coding sequence ATGGCTAGAGGTTTAGGAAAAGGTCTTGGTAGAGGGCTGGATGCATTATTTCAAGAAAATCGTCAGGATGAAATTGTTGAAGAGCTGAATGTTGCAGAATTGCGTGCAAATCCATATCAGCCAAGAATAGAGTTTGATGAAGCAGCGTTAGAAGAATTAAGTGAGTCGATTAAACTTCATGGAGTACTGCAGCCGATTGTTGTACGAAAATCAGTTAAAGGTTATGACATAGTGGTTGGTGAACGTCGCTTTAGAGCGAGTAAGCTAGCAGGTAAAAATAAAATTCCTGCGATCGTTAAAACACTTACAGACCAACAGATGATGGAGCTCGCAATTATTGAGAATTTGCAACGTGAAGATCTTAATCCATTAGAAGAAGCAAAAAGTTATGAGTCACTAATGAAACATTTGAATTTAACACAAGCAGAAACAGCAGATAGACTTGGGAAATCTCGCTCTTACATTGCGAACTTATTGAGATTATTAAATTTACCACAAGAAGTAAAGAAAATGATTAATCACAAAGAAATTTCAGGAGGCCATGGACGTACTTTACTAGGGCTAAAAAATGAAGAAGATATAATTAAAGTGGCACACAAAGTTGTTCGAGAGGCGATGAGTGTACGCGCTTTAGAAGACCTCATTAAAATGATGAACCAAGAAGAAGTAGAGACACATAGTGAAGAAGTTAAAGTAAAGCAAAAGCCAAAGTTTCTTGTGAAACATGAAGAATCTTTGAAGCAGAATCTAGGGACTAAAGTAGAAATTTCTAAATCACGCAAAAAAGGAAAGATTTCAATTGAATTCACTTCTGAAGAGGAGTTTAATCGTTTGATTCATTTGCTTGAAAATGTAGGTGAATAG
- the ychF gene encoding redox-regulated ATPase YchF gives MALTAGIVGLPNVGKSTLFNAITKAGALAANYPFATIDPNVGIVEVPDHRLNKLTELVEPKKTVPTAFEFTDIAGIVKGASKGEGLGNKFLSHIREVDAICQVVRAFEDENITHVSGKVNPVDDIEVINMELVLADLESVEKRYARVQKMAKQKDKDAMAEEAVLAIVKETLEAEKPVRSIEFSPEQAKLVKNMHLLTAKPMLYVANVSEDDLISGEENEHLKAIKAYAEAEGSEVIVISAKIEEELATLEDEDKEEYLADLGIEEAGLDKLIRASYHLLGLATYFTAGVQEVRAWTFKKGMTAPQCAGIIHTDFERGFIRAETVSYDDLIEYNGMSGAKEAGKVRLEGKEYIMQDGDVVHFRFNV, from the coding sequence ATGGCATTAACAGCAGGAATCGTTGGTTTACCGAATGTAGGAAAATCAACTTTATTTAACGCAATTACGAAAGCAGGAGCGCTAGCTGCAAACTATCCGTTTGCGACAATTGATCCGAATGTAGGAATTGTAGAAGTTCCAGATCACCGTTTGAATAAATTAACTGAACTTGTAGAACCTAAGAAAACTGTTCCGACAGCATTTGAGTTTACGGATATTGCAGGCATCGTAAAAGGGGCATCTAAAGGAGAAGGATTAGGTAATAAGTTCTTATCACATATTCGTGAAGTAGATGCAATTTGTCAGGTTGTACGTGCTTTTGAAGATGAGAATATTACTCATGTTTCTGGTAAGGTAAACCCCGTAGATGATATTGAAGTTATCAATATGGAACTTGTTCTTGCAGACTTAGAGTCTGTAGAGAAACGCTATGCGCGCGTTCAAAAGATGGCGAAACAAAAAGATAAAGATGCGATGGCAGAAGAAGCGGTTCTTGCGATTGTCAAAGAAACTTTAGAAGCTGAAAAGCCAGTACGCAGCATCGAGTTTTCTCCGGAGCAGGCAAAGCTTGTTAAAAATATGCACTTACTTACTGCAAAACCAATGCTTTATGTTGCAAATGTTTCAGAGGATGATTTAATCAGCGGTGAAGAAAACGAACATTTAAAAGCGATCAAAGCATATGCTGAAGCTGAAGGTTCAGAAGTGATTGTTATTAGTGCGAAGATTGAAGAAGAGCTTGCAACACTAGAAGATGAAGATAAAGAAGAATACCTCGCTGATCTTGGTATTGAGGAAGCGGGATTAGACAAACTTATCCGTGCATCTTATCACTTATTAGGACTGGCTACGTACTTCACTGCAGGTGTTCAAGAAGTTCGTGCATGGACATTCAAAAAAGGTATGACAGCACCACAATGTGCAGGCATTATTCATACGGACTTTGAACGTGGTTTCATTCGTGCTGAAACAGTCAGCTATGATGACCTGATTGAATACAATGGCATGAGCGGAGCTAAAGAAGCAGGTAAAGTACGTTTAGAAGGTAAAGAGTATATTATGCAGGATGGAGACGTTGTACATTTCAGATTTAATGTTTAA
- the rpsF gene encoding 30S ribosomal protein S6, translating to MRNYEIMYVVRPNIEEDAKKALIERFEEILTSNGAEIIESKDWGKRRLAYEINDFKEGFYRIVRVKSTDEATNEFDRLAKINDDIIRHIVVREEEK from the coding sequence ATGAGAAATTACGAAATTATGTATGTCGTACGTCCAAACATTGAAGAAGATGCTAAGAAAGCTTTAATCGAGCGTTTCGAAGAAATTCTTACTTCAAACGGAGCGGAAATCATCGAATCAAAGGATTGGGGTAAACGTCGTTTAGCTTATGAAATCAACGATTTTAAAGAAGGTTTCTACCGAATCGTTCGCGTTAAGTCTACTGACGAAGCTACTAATGAATTTGATCGTTTAGCTAAAATCAACGATGACATTATCCGTCATATCGTTGTTCGCGAAGAAGAAAAATAA
- the rpsR gene encoding 30S ribosomal protein S18, with the protein MAGGPRRGGRRRKKVCYFTANGITHIDYKEVDMLKKFISERGKILPRRVTGTSAKYQRMLTVAIKRARHMALLPYVKDEA; encoded by the coding sequence ATGGCAGGTGGACCAAGAAGAGGCGGTCGTCGTCGTAAAAAAGTTTGTTATTTCACAGCAAACGGTATTACACACATTGACTATAAAGAAGTAGATATGCTTAAAAAATTCATCTCTGAACGTGGTAAAATTTTACCACGTCGTGTAACAGGTACTTCAGCTAAATACCAACGTATGTTAACTGTAGCTATCAAACGTGCACGTCATATGGCTTTATTACCATATGTTAAAGACGAAGCATAA
- a CDS encoding AAA family ATPase yields the protein MTKILAIANQKGGVGKTTTSVNLSAALSELGKKVLLIDTDPQGNATSGVGIDKNNVTNSVYDMLVEDTDINKCVLKTAQENLYIIPANIALAGAEIELVSAMSREVRLKYAFKELNEEFDYIIIDCPPSLGLLTINSFTAASGIIIPVQCEYYALEGLSQLLNTIKLVQRHLNQSLVIEGVLLTMYDARTNLGNDVIAEVKAHFEDKVYETIIPRNVRLSEAPSHGQPINVYDARSMGAKTYKSLAEEVISNG from the coding sequence ATGACAAAAATTTTGGCGATTGCCAATCAAAAAGGTGGCGTGGGTAAGACAACTACGTCAGTAAATTTAAGTGCGGCACTTAGCGAACTTGGTAAGAAAGTACTACTGATTGATACAGATCCTCAAGGAAATGCAACAAGTGGTGTAGGGATTGATAAGAATAATGTGACGAATTCAGTTTATGATATGCTTGTAGAAGATACCGATATTAATAAGTGTGTGTTGAAAACAGCACAGGAAAATCTTTATATTATTCCGGCAAATATCGCCCTGGCGGGTGCAGAGATTGAACTTGTGTCAGCTATGAGTAGAGAAGTTCGACTTAAATATGCTTTTAAAGAGCTAAATGAGGAGTTTGATTATATTATTATTGATTGTCCACCATCTCTCGGACTACTTACAATCAATTCCTTTACCGCAGCAAGTGGTATTATTATCCCTGTACAGTGCGAGTATTATGCACTTGAAGGCTTGAGTCAGTTGCTGAATACAATCAAGCTTGTACAACGACATCTTAATCAGTCGCTTGTAATTGAAGGTGTATTACTTACAATGTACGATGCACGTACAAATTTAGGTAATGATGTTATCGCAGAAGTGAAAGCACATTTCGAAGATAAAGTATATGAAACAATTATTCCAAGAAATGTACGTTTATCTGAAGCCCCTTCTCACGGACAGCCGATTAATGTATATGATGCGCGTTCTATGGGAGCTAAGACATATAAAAGCTTAGCTGAGGAGGTAATTAGTAATGGCTAG
- a CDS encoding mechanosensitive ion channel family protein produces the protein MDKLVYFFKRLIKPYTDPEFWAGVGANIFWALVLLVFGLFLIKFIHKMIEQFFYVRRRTNLSHSEKRDTTLIKLLQNIASYATWFIIITTILSNFGVKVESIIAGAGVAGIAIGFGAQTLVKDIITGFFIIFENQFDVGDYVKINTTGTTVAEGTVQSIGLRSTRIRSFTGELTILPNGTMNEIVNFSVNNSLAVFDITVSSEENLEDVEALIKPYLETLMDKYDDLIKSPEILGVEAVSAGEAKIKIAAETLPNHHVKVSRMLRRDLKDYLDSNGVKVPMPRMIMYNQPDKKGG, from the coding sequence ATGGATAAATTAGTATACTTTTTTAAGCGATTAATTAAGCCTTATACGGATCCTGAATTTTGGGCTGGAGTAGGTGCAAATATTTTCTGGGCATTAGTATTGCTCGTTTTTGGATTGTTCCTAATTAAATTTATTCACAAGATGATCGAACAATTTTTTTATGTCCGCCGAAGAACAAATTTATCTCATTCTGAAAAAAGAGATACGACGCTCATCAAATTACTTCAAAATATAGCTTCTTATGCAACATGGTTTATCATTATCACTACTATCTTGAGTAACTTTGGGGTCAAAGTTGAAAGTATTATTGCTGGGGCAGGGGTGGCTGGTATTGCAATTGGTTTTGGCGCACAAACTTTAGTAAAAGATATTATCACGGGTTTCTTTATTATCTTTGAGAATCAGTTTGACGTAGGTGACTACGTTAAAATCAATACAACAGGAACAACTGTAGCGGAAGGTACGGTACAGTCAATTGGATTACGTTCAACAAGAATTCGATCATTTACAGGAGAGCTTACGATACTGCCGAACGGTACAATGAATGAAATCGTCAATTTTTCTGTTAATAATTCACTTGCAGTATTTGATATTACAGTTTCAAGTGAAGAAAACCTAGAAGATGTTGAGGCGTTGATTAAACCCTATCTGGAAACTTTGATGGATAAGTATGATGATTTGATTAAATCTCCAGAAATACTAGGCGTTGAGGCAGTGTCAGCCGGGGAAGCTAAGATTAAAATTGCAGCAGAAACGTTACCAAATCATCATGTAAAAGTTTCACGTATGTTAAGACGTGATTTGAAAGACTATCTGGATAGTAACGGAGTAAAAGTACCAATGCCTCGAATGATTATGTATAATCAACCAGATAAAAAGGGTGGATAG
- a CDS encoding DUF951 domain-containing protein, which translates to MDKTYDLNDIVEMKKPHACGEKHFKIIRLGADIRIKCTGCDRSIMLPRQEFNKKIKKITHHA; encoded by the coding sequence ATGGATAAAACGTATGATTTAAATGATATAGTTGAGATGAAAAAACCCCATGCATGTGGTGAGAAACATTTTAAAATTATTCGTTTAGGCGCAGATATTAGAATCAAATGTACAGGTTGTGACCGTAGTATTATGCTGCCTAGACAAGAGTTCAATAAAAAAATAAAAAAAATAACGCATCATGCGTAA
- a CDS encoding DUF2382 domain-containing protein, translating into MRQRQLETFSNEETLLRRIDQLKAEGISERDIHVISKHKLEGSALDYTDVQYRNAEGTFGDKVAAFFTGEDPQSRVYDKLDLTDSEKVEYENAIESGQILLYVDNDAYHHSTERQEGSTLNAKATPDYNKEDDHTGLDFAASTNAESDADYSGKHRDNNLKNREEVVDMNNFNNEEYNKLSREERLNLVDEDIRNRDDLGEDEKIQLHEERLRVNKDTVQSGEVTIDKNVVEERQEFDVPVSHDEVTIERRDVKDRAVADDHFDNNLEDETIRVPLTEERVNIEKDNVVSEELVIKKNRVTETEHVSENVRKEEVDIDDSNAHLKDRDHNNDDLTDRRL; encoded by the coding sequence ATGAGACAAAGACAGTTAGAAACATTTTCAAACGAAGAAACATTATTACGTAGAATCGATCAATTAAAAGCTGAAGGCATTTCTGAACGTGATATTCATGTTATTTCTAAACATAAATTAGAAGGTTCAGCATTGGATTACACTGACGTTCAATATAGAAATGCAGAAGGTACATTCGGTGACAAAGTGGCTGCATTCTTTACTGGTGAAGACCCACAAAGTCGCGTATACGACAAATTAGATTTAACTGATTCTGAGAAGGTTGAATACGAAAACGCTATCGAAAGCGGTCAAATCTTACTTTATGTAGATAATGATGCTTATCATCATAGCACTGAAAGACAAGAAGGCAGTACTTTAAATGCTAAAGCTACTCCAGATTATAACAAGGAAGATGATCACACTGGCTTAGATTTTGCAGCAAGTACAAATGCTGAATCAGATGCAGATTATTCAGGTAAACACCGTGATAACAATTTAAAAAACAGAGAGGAAGTAGTAGATATGAATAACTTTAACAATGAAGAATATAATAAATTAAGCCGTGAGGAACGTTTAAACTTAGTGGACGAAGATATCCGTAACCGTGATGATCTAGGCGAAGATGAGAAAATCCAGTTACACGAAGAACGTTTACGTGTAAACAAAGATACAGTTCAATCAGGTGAAGTTACAATCGATAAAAACGTTGTCGAAGAACGTCAAGAATTCGATGTACCAGTATCACATGATGAAGTAACAATTGAGCGTCGCGATGTGAAAGACCGTGCAGTAGCAGATGATCACTTCGATAACAATTTAGAAGATGAAACAATCCGTGTACCATTAACTGAAGAACGCGTTAACATCGAAAAAGACAATGTAGTTTCTGAAGAGTTAGTAATCAAGAAAAACCGTGTAACTGAAACTGAGCATGTATCTGAAAACGTACGTAAAGAAGAAGTTGATATCGACGATTCTAACGCACATTTAAAAGACCGTGACCATAATAACGATGATTTAACAGATCGTCGTTTATAA
- the xpt gene encoding xanthine phosphoribosyltransferase: protein MEKLQQRVKEDGVVIDGGILKVDSFLNHQIDPELMYEVGETIYNKYKDEGVTKVLTIEASGIAPAIMAALKFKVPCLFAKKSVPSTLTEEVYHTDIHSYTKNKTSHVVVSKRFLNENDRVVIIDDFLANGEAALGLYNLVQQAGATCVGVGIVVEKSFQSGKQRLLDAGLDVTSLCEIAALDNGKVTLVGEGEL, encoded by the coding sequence GTGGAAAAGTTACAACAACGTGTAAAAGAAGATGGTGTTGTTATTGATGGTGGTATTTTGAAAGTGGATTCGTTTCTGAATCATCAAATCGACCCTGAATTAATGTATGAAGTTGGTGAAACGATATACAATAAGTATAAAGACGAAGGGGTTACTAAAGTTTTAACAATTGAAGCTTCTGGAATTGCACCAGCTATAATGGCTGCATTAAAGTTTAAAGTACCTTGTCTTTTTGCGAAAAAATCTGTACCGAGCACACTAACTGAAGAAGTGTATCATACGGATATTCATTCTTATACGAAAAACAAGACGAGTCACGTTGTCGTGTCAAAACGATTCTTAAACGAAAATGACCGAGTAGTTATCATTGATGACTTTTTAGCGAATGGTGAGGCAGCACTTGGTCTATATAATCTCGTACAACAAGCCGGAGCTACGTGTGTTGGTGTTGGAATTGTAGTCGAGAAAAGTTTTCAGTCAGGTAAACAGCGTCTGCTTGATGCAGGTTTAGATGTAACGAGTTTATGTGAAATTGCTGCGCTTGATAATGGCAAAGTAACATTAGTAGGAGAGGGCGAACTTTAA
- the rsmG gene encoding 16S rRNA (guanine(527)-N(7))-methyltransferase RsmG, which yields MNEMKFLQHLKEKGFELTDEQQKQFAIYYETLVEWNEKINLTAVTEKEEVYLKHFFDSITPSFYFDFNKVKSICDVGAGAGFPSIPLKILYPHLELTIVDSLNKRINFLNHLSTELNLTNCHFVHDRAETFGKGEYREHFDVVTARAVARLSVLSELCLPLVKKGGHFIALKGAQGEIEVEEGLFAISILGGAVVENHRLTLPEEDSMRYILDIEKKRQTPKKYPRKPGTPNKEPLLK from the coding sequence ATGAATGAGATGAAATTTTTACAACATTTAAAAGAAAAAGGCTTCGAACTCACAGATGAACAACAAAAACAATTTGCAATTTACTATGAAACTTTAGTAGAGTGGAATGAGAAAATTAATTTAACAGCTGTAACAGAAAAAGAAGAGGTATATTTGAAACATTTCTTTGATTCTATTACACCGAGTTTCTATTTTGATTTCAATAAAGTAAAATCTATTTGTGATGTTGGTGCTGGTGCAGGATTTCCTAGTATCCCATTAAAGATATTATATCCACATTTAGAACTTACAATCGTTGATTCCCTAAATAAAAGAATCAACTTCCTTAATCATTTAAGCACAGAACTTAATTTGACAAACTGCCATTTTGTACATGATCGAGCAGAAACATTTGGTAAAGGCGAGTACAGAGAACACTTTGATGTAGTTACAGCAAGAGCGGTTGCGAGATTATCTGTATTAAGTGAACTCTGTTTACCACTTGTGAAAAAAGGTGGTCATTTTATTGCGCTTAAAGGTGCACAAGGAGAAATAGAGGTTGAAGAAGGATTGTTTGCGATATCTATATTAGGTGGAGCGGTGGTTGAAAATCACCGATTGACGCTACCTGAAGAAGATAGTATGCGTTATATATTAGATATTGAGAAAAAAAGACAAACCCCTAAGAAGTATCCGCGTAAACCAGGGACACCAAACAAGGAACCATTACTAAAATAA
- the noc gene encoding nucleoid occlusion protein encodes MKKPFSKLFGLKEKEEDVEVARQNGNVVKVSVERIVPNRYQPRQIFDEEKIKELAESIRSYGLLQPIVVRPIEEEMYEIIAGERRFRALKMNNTAETEVIVKQMNDKETAAIALIENIQRENLSAVEEAEAYKKLLDLDGITQNDLATSLGKSQSFIANKLRLLRLSQPILDALSKHQITERHARSLLALDEAGQSQMLNIIKSQNLNVKQTEERVKRMLAGEEVKPKRIGFTRDIKLAFNTIGESLKAVEKSGVKVKRKDTEYENFYEISIKVFKTDK; translated from the coding sequence ATGAAAAAACCTTTTTCAAAATTATTTGGGCTGAAAGAAAAGGAAGAAGATGTAGAAGTAGCGCGCCAAAATGGTAATGTTGTAAAAGTTTCTGTCGAACGCATCGTACCGAATCGTTATCAACCACGACAAATCTTTGATGAAGAAAAAATTAAAGAGTTGGCTGAATCTATTCGTTCATATGGATTACTTCAACCTATCGTCGTTCGTCCAATCGAAGAAGAAATGTATGAGATTATTGCTGGAGAAAGACGTTTCAGAGCACTTAAGATGAATAATACAGCTGAAACAGAAGTCATTGTTAAGCAGATGAATGATAAAGAAACTGCTGCAATTGCATTAATTGAAAATATTCAAAGAGAAAATTTATCAGCTGTAGAAGAAGCAGAAGCTTATAAAAAATTGCTGGATCTAGATGGAATTACACAGAATGATCTTGCAACGAGCCTAGGAAAAAGTCAGTCATTTATTGCTAATAAGCTCAGATTACTTAGGTTATCCCAACCGATACTGGATGCATTAAGTAAGCATCAAATTACAGAAAGACATGCCAGAAGCTTGCTTGCTTTAGATGAAGCGGGTCAGTCGCAGATGTTGAATATTATAAAAAGTCAGAACTTAAATGTAAAACAGACAGAAGAACGTGTGAAACGTATGCTTGCTGGAGAAGAAGTGAAACCTAAGAGAATTGGTTTTACTCGTGATATAAAGCTCGCTTTTAATACAATTGGAGAAAGTTTGAAGGCTGTAGAAAAAAGTGGGGTTAAAGTAAAGCGAAAAGATACGGAATATGAAAACTTCTATGAAATTTCGATAAAAGTATTTAAAACAGATAAATAG
- a CDS encoding nucleobase:cation symporter-2 family protein gives MKNLLLSLQHLLAMYAGAIIVPIIVGHALGFSAQETAYLVSVDIFMCGVATFLQVYKGIGIGLPVVLGCTFTAVTPMIMVGSKHGIDVLYGSLFASGIIIVLISPFFSYLVKIFPPVVTGSVVTIIGITLMPVAMNNLAGGQGNKDYGAPINILLGLITLIIILVIHRLSSGFIRSIAILLGLVIGTIIASFFGLVNIGAVHESNWFELPKPFRFAGFKFEIGSILLFVIVGIVSLIESTGVYSALSEITKTKIDRKDISKGYRAEGIAIVLGSIFNAFPYTAYSQNVGLVSLSGVKSNKVMYGMVALLLLCGSIPKLGAIATIIPTSVLGGAMIAMFGMVMAYGVKMLGAIDFTRQDNLLIIAVSVGIGLGITTVPEAFSKFGSDYEWLTQNGIVIGTFTAIILNLFFNGLNDKQMRQNMK, from the coding sequence ATGAAAAATTTATTGTTAAGTTTGCAACATCTTCTTGCAATGTATGCCGGAGCAATTATTGTTCCGATTATCGTCGGACATGCGTTAGGTTTTAGTGCACAAGAAACGGCATATTTAGTTTCTGTCGATATCTTTATGTGTGGTGTTGCGACATTCCTTCAAGTATATAAAGGTATCGGAATTGGATTACCAGTAGTACTTGGATGTACCTTTACGGCCGTAACCCCAATGATTATGGTAGGTTCAAAACACGGTATCGATGTACTTTACGGGTCGCTCTTTGCTTCTGGTATTATTATCGTTCTTATTTCACCGTTCTTTTCATATCTTGTAAAAATATTTCCACCAGTAGTGACAGGTAGCGTCGTAACGATTATTGGGATTACGTTAATGCCAGTAGCGATGAATAATTTGGCAGGAGGTCAAGGAAACAAAGATTATGGTGCACCGATAAATATTCTATTAGGTCTCATCACATTGATTATCATATTGGTTATTCATAGGTTATCTTCCGGATTTATACGTTCAATTGCGATATTGCTGGGTTTAGTCATCGGTACAATAATTGCTTCATTCTTTGGATTAGTAAATATAGGTGCAGTGCATGAATCAAACTGGTTTGAATTACCGAAACCATTCAGATTTGCAGGATTTAAGTTTGAAATAGGTTCTATCCTATTGTTTGTTATTGTAGGAATCGTCAGCTTAATCGAATCAACAGGTGTATATTCTGCGCTAAGTGAGATTACAAAAACAAAAATAGATAGAAAAGATATATCTAAAGGTTACCGTGCTGAAGGGATTGCAATTGTATTAGGATCAATCTTCAATGCATTTCCATATACAGCATACTCACAAAATGTAGGGTTGGTTTCATTATCAGGTGTGAAATCAAATAAAGTTATGTATGGCATGGTCGCTTTGTTATTGCTATGTGGATCGATTCCTAAGCTTGGTGCAATTGCGACAATCATCCCTACATCTGTACTTGGAGGCGCAATGATTGCAATGTTTGGTATGGTCATGGCATACGGTGTAAAAATGCTTGGCGCCATTGATTTTACAAGACAAGATAATCTCTTGATTATTGCAGTATCTGTAGGTATTGGATTAGGAATTACAACCGTTCCAGAAGCGTTTAGCAAGTTCGGTAGCGACTATGAATGGCTGACACAAAATGGGATTGTTATTGGTACTTTTACTGCCATTATCCTTAATTTATTTTTTAATGGATTAAATGATAAACAAATGCGTCAAAATATGAAATAA